A window from Toxoplasma gondii ME49 chromosome IX, whole genome shotgun sequence encodes these proteins:
- a CDS encoding zinc finger, C3HC4 type (RING finger) domain-containing protein (encoded by transcript TGME49_291030) translates to MEGEEQPLRNRVEPDQGMSVNAGVSASANEDSTHAEGAQNSTPPSQLVKKRWLEKVHVLPIGNKAADSEVFAALKKMMADDVLLQQYMAFEVPVTLANCPTSGASVDTGERSKVETSKEPEPEADTLPACTYIVVECCPRSGYVGRETLVFLAGQPLQPLRRVQLLALVHPNSSYARRAGIHSYQQLFDQAPSFPSLDRQEPSVEDSAPVYTLSSMVHSSPAASTQPVGQLLSPFTPAFFDDRQAASDDGFPFGFTDIIEELESVSSSTSTSDEETERLGERHSHGFSLRGPTVPRPASRGDVTEVGENESAECSEVEDSDRPASFESRRSASSSSTQATEGRRESGDGSGDALLKGPARGGLCVCSRTEKNHPSQTFGENWGGKARSSEAEATHTACPGHTCKADTSRGDASAAERRRFQRRRLQQHSQFFESEPRNGSNTRRGWLPGTIRVRLRERISTVQTSGERGSGVCRAGKRLERLDPETLFREFVEPHLSSRIYGPRGRKSGSTSTVVLYPGKKLVIGDLTFVVWATDPRNNPGFVDENTSIYISLDPYGEFKRVHFVPFSDTLPTTYRFDFYDDYLKPFLLENTWRNFTRGDVYSYRGVEFKLIATEPASCNIARVGPETIVHYQGSVEPTIMDLLPPDILQRIRRLPVRLQPFAIISAAQALDPQVLMRVIPAASIRGPRQGLSEQMVDVLRDRLVHPFSFAHYLHSFRDLCERKLPSGAKPDDSPCKRNASPGSSKQQAAMGTTTHDRDPQKSARGDTNITHIIQQPSGVEIERQTEQVKDDSASSTFAVRVQPESLSDALSSVSTPGHEGGPSDKRPPQEEEGNSDKSRRNLEAVQGVEANSEAPLSPDHSETAEKPAWSMCVDEFERPSCTVCTLTLEEGDLSIILPCGHVFHWQCAHAWLRCNSTCPNCRADINVLLQRDNGERSDSACASRMSSTRDRSRSDGQRTEWHRRNRGDENDRQGGIGNAFRSWFSSILS, encoded by the exons ATGGAGGGTGAGGAACAGCCACTTCGAAACAGGGTTGAACCTGACCAGGGAATGTCGGTAAACGCaggcgtctccgcttctgcaAATGAGGACTCCACGCACGCAGAAGGGGCTCAGAATTCGACGCCGCCTTCGCAGCTAGTGAAGAAACGATGGTTGGAGAAGGTCCATGTACTTCCCATAGGTAATAAGGCAGCGGATAGCGAAGTCTTCGCCGCTCTGAAGAAGATGATGGCGGACGACGTCCTTCTGCAGCAGTATATGGCCTTTGAGGTGCCCGTAACGTTGGCGAACTGTCCAACATCAGGAGCTTCAGTGGATACGGGAGAACgctcgaaagtggagactTCGAAAGAGCCAGAGCCAGAGGCAGACACTCTGCCTGCATGTACGTACATCGTGGTAGAGTGCTGTCCACGTTCGGGATACGTCGGAAGGGAGACGCTGGTTTTCCTCGCTGGTCAACCTCTGCAGCCACTTCGTCGAGTTCAGCTGCTCGCTCTCGTGCATCCGAATTCCTCCTACGCTCGCCGCGCTGGGATCCATTCGTACCAACAACTTTTTGACCAAGCGCCGtcatttccttctctggACCGTCAAGAGCCTTCTGTAGAAGACTCTGCCCCCGTGTATACCCTTTCGTCCATGGTCCACTCCTCGCCAGCAGCGTCCACGCAACCTGTCGGCCAACTTCTCTCACCCTTCACACCAGCGTTTTTTGACGATAGACAGGCGGCGTCTGATGACGGCTTTCCATTTGGGTTCACCGACATCATTGAAGAGCTTGAGAGCGTCAGCAGCAGCACCAGCACAAGCGACGAGGAAACTGAGAGACTAGGCGAGCGACACTCCcacggcttctctctccgggGGCCAACCGTTCCGCGTCCTGCATCGCGTGGGGACGTTACAGAAgttggagaaaacgaaagtgCGGAGTGCTCCGAGGTGGAAGACAGCGATCGGCCGGCAAGCTTCGAGAGTCGAAGATCCGCGTCAAGCTCTAGCACGCAGGCAACAGAGGggcggagagagagtggagacggaAGTGGCGACGCTCTGTTGAAAGGACCAGCGAGAGGCGGGCTTTGTGTTTGTTCGAGAACCGAAAAAAACCATCCGAGCCAGACGTTTGGAGAGAATTGGGGCGGCAAAGCAAGGtccagcgaagcagaagccaCGCACACCGCATGCCCGGGGCACACCTGCAAGGCAGACACCAGCCGAGGAGACGCGTCTGCTGCTGAACGACGCCGTTTCCAGAGACGCCGCCTTCAACAGCATTCGCAGTTCTTCGAGTCAGAACCTAGAAATGGAAGCAACACAAGACGTGGCTGGTTGCCCGGTACCATTCGTGTTCGCCTGCGGGAGCGGATATCAACAGTTCAGACGAGTGGAGAACGTGGAAGCGGCGTGTGTCGCGCAGGGAAAAGACTCGAAAGATTGGATCCGGAAACGCTGTTCCGAGAGTTCGTCGAGCCACATCTAAGTTCCCGAATCTATGGACCCCGCGGCCGGAAGTCGGGTTCCACGTCCACAGTCGTTCTGTATCCGGGGAAGAAACTGGTCATTGGGGACCTCACCTTCGTTGTGTGGGCTACGGATCCGCGAAACAACCCTGGATTCGTTGATGAAAACACG TCAATCTACATCTCTCTGGACCCGTACGGTGAATTCAAGCGCGTCCACTTCGTGCCGTTCTCCGACACCCTCCCGACAACGTATCGCTTCGACTTTTACGACGACTACCTGAAACCCTTTCTTTTAGAAAATACTTGGAGAAACTTCACTCGCGGGGATGTTTACTCCTATAG GGGCGTTGAGTTCAAGCTTATCGCGACGGAGCCGGCGTCGTGCAATATCGCTCGAGTCGGGCCGGAGACAATCGTTCACTATCAAG GGTCAGTGGAGCCTACCATCATGGACCTGTTGCCACCTGACATCCTTCAGCGCATTCGACGGCTGCCCGTGCGTTTGCAGCCCTTCGCTATAATTTCAGCAGCTCAG GCTTTGGACCCGCAAGTTCTGATGCGCGTAATCCCAGCTGCCTCTATTCGCGGACCACGTCAAGGACTCAGCGAGCAGATGGTCGATGTCCTTCGCGATCGGCTTGTTCATCCTTTTTCATTTGCTCACTACCTACACTCATTCCGAGATTTGTGTGAGCGGAAGTTGCCTTCGGGAGCGAAGCCAGACGATAGCCCATGCAAGCGGAATGCCTCGCCAGGTTCATCAAAGCAGCAGGCTGCGATGGGCACGACAACGCACGACAGAGATCCACAGAAGTCTGCTCGCGGAGATACCAATATCACCCACATCATTCAGCAGCCATCAGGGGTAGAGATTGAAAGACAAACTGAGCAAGTGAAGGATGACTCAGCTTCGTCGACATTTGCAGTGAGGGTGCAGCCGGAGTCACTCTCTGATGCACTGTCGTCTGTGAGCACGCCGGGGCATGAAGGTGGACCGAGTGATAAACGGCCGccacaagaagaggaaggaaactcAGACAAGAGTCGTCGCAACCTTGAGGCAGTGCAAGGCGTTGAAGCGAATTCAGAAGCACCGTTGAGTCCTGACCACAGTGAGACTGCAGAAAAACCCGCTTGGAGCATGTGTGTAGATGAATTTGAAAGACCAAGCTGCACTGTTTGTACACTGACTCTCGAGGAAGGTGATCTGAGCATCATTCTGCCGTGTGGTCATGTGTTTCACTGGCAGTGTGCTCATGCTTGGCTTCGGTGCAACAGTACGTGTCCTAATTGCCGTGCAGATATAAATGTGCTTCTGCAACGGGATAATGGGGAAAGAAGTGACAGCGCATGTGCTTCGCGAATGAGCAGTACAAGGGATCGTTCGCGAAGCGATGGCCAGCGTACCGAGTGGCACCGCAGAAATAGAGGAGATGAAAATGATAGACAAGGTGGTATAGGGAACGCTTTTCGTAGCTGGTTCAGTAGCATTCTCTCTTGA
- the LDH2 gene encoding lactate dehydrogenase LDH2 (encoded by transcript TGME49_291040~Product name based on PMID:15003495;12350375.): MTGTVSRRKKIAMIGSGMIGGTMGYLCVLRELADVVLFDVVTGMPEGKALDDSQATSIADTNVSVTSANQYEKIAGSDVVIITAGLTKVPGKSDKEWSRNDLLPFNAKIIREVAQGVKKYCPLAFVIVVTNPLDCMVKCFHEASGLPKNMVCGMANVLDSARFRRFIADQLEISPRDIQATVIGTHGDHMLPLARYVTVNGFPLREFIKKGKMTEAKLAEIVERTKKAGGEIVRLLGQGSAYYAPALSAITMAQAFLKDEKRVLPCSVYCQGEYGLHDMFIGLPAVIGGGGIEQVIELELTHEEQECFRKSVDDVVELNKSLAALG, from the exons ATGACGGGTACCGTtagcagaagaaaaaagattGCAATGATTGGTTCTGGCATGATAGGAGGAACCATGGGCTACCTTTGTGTGCTTCGGGAGCTAGCCGACGTCGTACTATTCGACGTTGTAACAG GCATGCCAGAAGGGAAGGCGTTGGATGATTCACAGGCGACAAGCATTGCTGACACGAACGTGAGCGTGACGAGCGCAAACCAGTATGAGAAGATCGCCGGATCGGATGTCGTAATAATAACTGCAGGGCTGACCAAGGTACCGGGGAAGAGTGACAAGGAGTGGAGCAGAAACGACCTTTTACCGTTCAATGCAAAAATCATTCGAGAGGTAGCGCAGGGAGTGAAGAAGTACTGCCCGCTTGCTTTTGTAATTGTAGTGACAAACCCGCTTGACTGCATGGTAAAGTGCTTTCATGAAGCGAGCGGGTTACCAAAAAACATGGTTTGCGGAATGGCGAATGTGTTAGATTCGGCACGATTTAGACGCTTCATTGCGGATCAGCTGGAGATATCACCTCGAGATATTCAAGCTACTGTTATCGGCACACACGGTGACCACATGCTGCCTCTCGCGCGTTATGTGACGGTGAATGGTTTCCCACTGCGAGAATTCATTAAAAAAGGAAAAATGACTGAGGCAAAACTGGCAGAGATCGTAGAGCGTACAAAGAAAGCTGGGGGGGAGATTGTGAGACTTTTGGGGCAAGGGTCAGCGTACTATGCTCCAGCCCTTTCTGCTATAACAATGGCCCAGGCATTCTtaaaagacgagaagagagtgcTCCCGTGCAGTGTGTATTGCCAGGGTGAGTATGGGCTTCACGATATGTTTATTGGTTTGCCGGCAGTTATAGGCGGTGGGGGAATCGAGCAGGTCATCGAACTGGAGCTGACACATGAGGAACAAGAGTGTTTCAGGAAGTCAGTTGATGACGTGGTGGAATTGAATAAGAGTTTAGCGGCGCTGGGTTGA